In Gossypium hirsutum isolate 1008001.06 chromosome D06, Gossypium_hirsutum_v2.1, whole genome shotgun sequence, one genomic interval encodes:
- the LOC107901200 gene encoding probable inactive receptor kinase At2g26730, whose product MVMNFVCVFLVSVLVLSLGVSSEPVEDKQALLAFLSQTKHENRVQWNSSTSACDWVGVECDANRSFVYTLRLPGVGLVGSIPPNTVGRLNQLRVLSLRANRLSGPIPADFSNLTLLRSLYLQYNEFTGPFPPSLTRLTRLIRLDISSNNFTGPIPFAVNNLTQLTRLFLQNNKFSGSLPTINTDGLDDFNVSNNNLNGSIPGSFSKFRESSFAGNLGLCGRPLPPCNPFFPSPAPSPSEPIPPTTSSRKSRELSTGAIIGIAVGSAIVALLLLLVLILCLCKRTRRPPKQQKPFTPITTREVPSAEAGTSSSKDEIIGGPSTEGERNKLVFFEGGIYSFDLEDLLRASAEVLGKGSVGTSYKAVLEEGTTVVVKRLKDVAVSKREFEMQMEMVGKITHENLVPLRAFYYAIDEKLLVYDFMHDGSLSALLHGSRGSGRTPLDWDNRMKIALSTARGLEHLHVSAKLVHGNIKSSNILLRSDHKACISDFGLNPLFGNTTPPSRVAGYRAPEILETCKVTFESDVYSFGVLLLELLTGKAPNQASLGEEGIDLPRWVQSVVREEWTAEVFDVELMRYHSIEEEMVQLLQIAMTCVSTVPDQRPAMQEVVRMIEDMNRSETDDGLRQSSDDRSKGSDGHTPTESRTPPRSSTP is encoded by the exons ATGGTAATGAATTTTGTCTGTGTTTTTTTAGTTTCAGTCCTGGTGCTAAGTTTGGGAGTAAGCTCGGAACCAGTTGAAgacaagcaagctctccttgctTTCCTTTCACAGACCAAACACGAGAACCGGGTTCAATGGAACTCATCCACCTCAGCCTGCGACTGGGTCGGTGTCGAATGCGATGCGAACCGCTCTTTCGTCTACACTCTTCGTCTCCCAGGTGTGGGCCTCGTCGGTTCTATTCCTCCCAACACAGTCGGTAGGTTAAACCAACTCCGAGTTTTAAGTCTACGAGCCAACCGTTTATCTGGTCCCATCCCTGCCGACTTCTCCAACCTCACTCTCCTCCGTAGCCTTTATTTGCAATATAATGAGTTCACCGGCCCCTTCCCTCCTAGTCTGACTCGTTTGACTCGTTTGATACGGCTCGATATTTCTTCTAACAATTTCACCGGTCCAATCCCTTTCGCCGTCAACAATTTAACACAATTGACCCGGCTCTTCTTGCAAAACAACAAGTTTTCCGGTTCTCTCCCGACCATCAACACCGACGGTTTAGATGATTTCAATGTTTCTAATAACAACCTTAACGGTTCAATTCCCGGCTCGTTTTCTAAATTCCGTGAATCATCATTTGCCGGGAACCTCGGTCTTTGTGGACGCCCACTACCTCCATGTAACCCATTTTTCCCTTCTCCGGCTCCATCTCCGTCCGAGCCCATTCCCCCTACAACTTCCAGTAGGAAGTCCAGGGAGCTTTCCACCGGCGCCATTATTGGCATTGCCGTGGGGTCTGCAATTGTAGCACTATTGTTATTATTAGTCCTCATTCTTTGCCTCTGTAAACGGACACGACGGCCTCCGAAGCAGCAGAAGCCTTTTACGCCGATAACAACACGAGAAGTTCCGTCAGCGGAGGCGGGAACTTCGTCTTCAAAAGATGAAATAATCGGAGGGCCGTCCACAGAAGGGGAAAGAAACAAGTTGGTGTTCTTTGAAGGCGGGATTTACAGTTTCGATTTGGAGGATTTGTTGAGGGCATCCGCGGAAGTGTTGGGAAAAGGCAGCGTGGGAACGTCGTACAAGGCGGTGCTAGAAGAAGGGACGACGGTGGTAGTTAAACGGTTAAAAGACGTGGCGGTTAGTAAAAGGGAGTTCGAAATGCAGATGGAAATGGTGGGTAAAATCACACATGAAAATCTGGTTCCATTGAGAGCGTTCTATTACGCCATAGACGAGAAATTGCTGGTTTACGACTTCATGCATGATGGTAGCTTATCTGCCCTGCTTCACG GCAGCAGAGGCTCAGGCCGAACACCGCTGGACTGGGACAACCGAATGAAGATAGCATTAAGCACGGCTAGGGGCTTAGAACACCTCCATGTTTCAGCAAAACTGGTACATGGCAACATTAAATCCTCCAACATTCTTTTACGATCAGACCACAAAGCTTGTATCTCCGACTTTGGTCTCAATCCACTCTTTGGCAACACCACTCCTCCTAGCCGTGTTGCAGGCTATCGAGCACCTGAAATACTTGAAACCTGCAAAGTTACGTTCGAGTCCGATGTTTACAGCTTTGGAGTGTTATTACTAGAATTATTAACAGGCAAAGCACCTAATCAAGCATCTTTAGGGGAAGAGGGGATCGATCTCCCTCGTTGGGTCCAATCTGTGGTTCGAGAGGAATGGACTGCAGAGGTTTTTGATGTGGAGTTAATGAGATATCATAGCATTGAAGAGGAAATGGTGCAGCTGTTACAAATTGCGATGACTTGCGTATCAACTGTGCCCGATCAAAGACCCGCAATGCAAGAAGTGGTACGAATGATTGAAGATATGAATCGAAGTGAAACTGACGATGGATTACGACAATCGTCTGATGATCGGTCAAAAGGATCCGACGGTCATACTCCGACGGAATCTAGAACCCCACCTAGATCCTCCACACCGTAG